TAAAGCGTTCTGATAATATTTCTATATATACATTGGCTCTGATGTTGTTCTTATAGGAGACTATTTTATTTATTCTTCAAGATAGCAATAGAAAGCAATCTGGATAACCAAATCAGCGATTTCCATACTTCACTGCGATTCTTGTGTTCAATGTGGCAATAAAGGCTAAATTCTGCTTATGCATTGATTTGTTGCTTTGGCTTTTTAATAGCCCTGACAATCAAAATAATTATGGATATTAGCCATCCTATGGGATAAGGAAGAACTAGTATACCCCACCACCATGATAGTGATGACGTGCCTCCAAAACCACCTAGTGATGATAAATAAAACAGAAAAAACACGCCAAATAGAATCATTATCAGTGATACCAGGAATATTTTCCAATGTCGATCGTGTGTTAAGTATGTTGATAATGCAACAAGTGCGCTACCAGCTGCTATTACAATTGATCCTTCCATAGGATCGATAACTCCAATTATCAAAGCAATAACGCCTACGATGTAGATGATGCGAGTCCATTTTATTTTCTTTTTCATTTATTTTGATTTTAAAAATGTTTACTCTTTTTTATTTGTCAGCACTGTATGTCTTCTGCCAAATCTGGACAAATACGGATCAATATTTAAAGTGGTATTTTTTAATCATTAATGATATAAAGTTACTTTGATTTTCTAATATTCGTATTTCCTTTCTTTTAAGTGATTGCATTTTTTCTGTCTGCAAGCTTTACCTAATTAGAAACTATTGATAAAAGATTCCTTTTAATAACTCCATTCCGCATGGCTCACTGGTAAAAGCTTTAACTCTTCTTTATAAAACCTCCACTGCGGTAAAAAGGTGTCCATTAATGAAATAAATCTGTCGTTGTGATGTCTTTCTTGCAAATGTACCATCTCATGTACAATGATATATTCTAAACATTGCGGAGGTTTCTTTGCTAATTCTAAATTAAGCCATATTCGTTTTGCTTCGCTGTTGCATGTTCCCCATTTGGTCTTCATTTTTTTGATGCCAAATTCTTCAACCCTTACCTTCATGATTTGTTCCCATTTGGAAATATAGCCAGGTATAACATCTTTTAATCGCTGCCTGTACCATTCATTTAAAATATGTTCCCTTTGTTCCCTACTCGTATTTTCTCGGATATGAAGTTCTATTCTGTTATGGCGTAATACAACTTTAGGGGCTGCAGTATGGAATATAACTCGTAAAAGATATCTCTTACCCATGTAATAATGACTTTCCTGAGTAATAAAATCCCGTACAGATTCGCGTTCCTGTTCATTAAACTTTTGCTGTTGCCTCTTTATCCAGGTAAGTTTTGAAATAGCATAAATCCTGATCGTATCTATATCCATATACAAAGGAGCAGCTATCCTCACTCTTCCTGAAGGAGGATACACGCTGA
This DNA window, taken from Bacteroidota bacterium, encodes the following:
- a CDS encoding SprT family zinc-dependent metalloprotease — protein: MQQLQLGDMTIDVVQKSIKNVHLSVYPPSGRVRIAAPLYMDIDTIRIYAISKLTWIKRQQQKFNEQERESVRDFITQESHYYMGKRYLLRVIFHTAAPKVVLRHNRIELHIRENTSREQREHILNEWYRQRLKDVIPGYISKWEQIMKVRVEEFGIKKMKTKWGTCNSEAKRIWLNLELAKKPPQCLEYIIVHEMVHLQERHHNDRFISLMDTFLPQWRFYKEELKLLPVSHAEWSY